In a genomic window of Gloeocapsopsis dulcis:
- a CDS encoding helix-turn-helix domain-containing protein — MPVTNFLKPYQKEQLQQALRESQCPYFRERVLMLLLMNDGKTYQEIAGFIGCSYRTVAYWCTHGEPDNLDSMKDQRQNGNYRKATTEYIELLMEIVRRKPSELGLNFDAWSGERLANYLAQSTGIQLTGAHVRKLLKKQQESTSRRCCTR, encoded by the coding sequence ATGCCAGTCACGAATTTCCTCAAACCTTACCAAAAAGAACAACTGCAGCAAGCGCTGCGCGAAAGCCAATGCCCATATTTTAGGGAAAGGGTACTAATGTTACTCCTCATGAATGATGGTAAAACTTACCAAGAAATTGCTGGTTTTATTGGTTGCTCGTATCGTACTGTAGCTTACTGGTGCACGCATGGCGAACCAGACAACTTAGATAGTATGAAAGACCAGCGGCAAAATGGGAATTATCGCAAAGCAACAACAGAATATATTGAATTATTGATGGAAATCGTACGAAGAAAACCTAGTGAGCTTGGATTAAATTTTGATGCTTGGAGTGGAGAACGATTAGCAAACTATCTCGCACAATCTACAGGTATTCAACTTACAGGGGCACACGTTAGAAAGCTGCTTAAAAAGCAGCAGGAGAGTACTTCTCGAAGATGCTGTACTAGATGA